The Sphaeramia orbicularis chromosome 16, fSphaOr1.1, whole genome shotgun sequence genome window below encodes:
- the esrp1 gene encoding epithelial splicing regulatory protein 1 isoform X1 → MTAQVDYLAVVFAATSGASGELLGSDEKELVHLVWQLVDVKNKKLGKVNELLIKPDLSNLTEEKGEEDVVEESVEEENGSGADSVSTASSLEAALNLFHLQLTNEVNSAGTGTSVCLCTDGQLHIRQVIHPEAASKNILVPDCFYSFFDLRKEFKKHFPTSDLKALNVHIMAESLSIPVDVPAMWDPSATLDPAAIMPPEIAVQQVQIMANIVLALLSEPFSHTFSNPEKVSEKFETGTCSKMEKVCDNTVIRARGLPWQSSDQDIARFFRGLNIAKGGAALCLNAQGRRNGEALVRFVSEEHRDLALQRHKHHMGNRYIEVYKATGEDFLKIAGGTSNEVAMFLSREDQIIVRMRGLPFTATHEQVLAFFSPGEGLKETCPVSGGKDGILFVRYPDGRPTGDAFVLFACEEHAQCALRKHKEILGRRYIELFKSTAAEVQQVLNRYSSAPLIPVAPAPLVSVLPTVSLLPPPGSVRDCLRLRGLPYTASIEDILTFLGEFTHDIRPHGVHMVLNQQGRPSGDCFIQMTSAERALLASQRLHKHVMSSQRGTNSRYVEVFPCSAEEMGLVLMGGSLSHTYTHTLTRSRSGTGLSPPPCKSRRLSPPSYSAYPAPPVLATEAAAALYPPIGQMLLPPRPLPPGHAYYPVSSQLYMNMNMNYSAYYPSPPGSPTTIGFFPSPSSLTSPGGLVRMPGLTYTSNGVKDIINAMQGYQYTPEDALMHAHGPVHAHDPSRTLLTQPKEWSPAESVSLLSGSLVGQSSGGDAPLMSLPALVTKPAGQYLDLTLL, encoded by the exons ATGACGGCGCAGGTAGACTACCTGGCGGTGGTTTTCGCCGCCACATCTGGCGCGAGCGGAGAGCTGTTAGGATCCGACGAGAAGGAGCTCGTGCACTTGGTTTGGCAGCTCGTGGATGTCAAAAACAAGAAG TTGGGCAAGGTGAATGAGCTTCTCATTAAGCCTGACCTCTCAAACTTGACAGAGGAAAAAGGGGAGGAGGATGTTGTGGAGGAGAGCGTTGAAGAAGAGAATGGATCTGGAGCAGATAGCGTCTCTACAGCTTCGAGTCTTGAAGCAGCTTTAAAtctg TTTCATCTACAACTGACAAATGAGGTGAACAGCGCGGGCACAGGCacgtcagtgtgtttgtgtactgACGGGCAGCTTCACATCCGTCAAGTGATTCACCCTGAGGCTGCGAGCAAG AACATCCTGGTGCCAGActgtttctattctttttttgacCTCCGGAAAGAGTTCAAGAAGCACTTTCCTACATCTGACCTCAAGGCTTTGAATGTCCACATCATGGCAGAAT CTCTTAGTATACCTGTCGACGTGCCTGCCATGTGGGATCCCTCAGCTACACTGGATCCTGCAGCCATAATGCCCCCAGAAATTGCAGTGCAGCAAGTCCAGATTATGGCCAATATTGTTCTTGCCTTGCTTTCTGAGCCATTTA GTCACACATTTTCTAACCCCGAGAAAGTTAGTGAGAAGTTTGAGACTGGCACTTG cAGTAAGATGGAGAAAGTGTGTGATAATACAGTGATCAGAGCCAGAGGGTTGCCATGGCAGTCATCTGACCAGGACATTGCTCGATTTTTCAGAGGACTTAACATCGCCAA AGGAGGGGCTGCGTTGTGTCTTAATGCCCAGGGGAGAAGGAACGGAGAAGCTCTCGTTCGTTTTGTCAGTGAAGAACACAGAGACCTAGCgctgcagagacacaaacaccatATGGGCAACAGATACATAGAG GTTTACAAGGCAACAGGAGAGGATTTCTTGAAGATAGCTGGAG GTACGTCCAACGAGGTAGCGATGTTCCTGTCCCGTGAGGACCAGATCATAGTGAGGATGCGAGGTCTTCCTTTTACTGCCACACATGAGCAGGTGCTCGCCTTCTTCTCGCCGGGGGAGGGGCTTAAAGAGACATGTCCGGTCAGCGGGGGAAAAGATGGCATCCTATTTGTTCGCTACCCAGATGGGCGTCCCACTGGCGatgcttttgttttatttgcCTGTGAGGAACACGCCCAGTGCGCTCTGAGGAAACACAAGGAAATCCTGGGGAGAAGATATATTGAGTTGTTCAAAAGTACAGCAGCAGAAGTCCAACAG GTGTTGAACCGGTACTCGTCAGCCCCTTTGATCCCTGTAGCTCCTGCCCCCCTAGTGTCAGTGTTACCCACAGTATCTCTCCTGCCCCCTCCTGGCAGTGTGAGAGACTGCCTCAGACTGAGGGGGCTGCCGTACACAGCGAGCATAGAAGACATCCTCACCTTCCTGGGCGAGTTTACACATGATATCAGACCACATGGTGTGCACATGGTACTCAACCAGCAG GGCCGTCCGTCAGGTGACTGTTTTATCCAGATGACCTCAGCAGAGCGAGCACTTCTGGCTTCACAACGGCTCCACAAACATGTGATGTCCAGCCAACGCGGGACAAACAGTCGCTATGTGGAAGTTTTTCCCTGCAGTGCCGAGGAGATGGGCCTGGTGCTGATGGGAGgctcactctcacacacatatacacacacactcacccggAGCAGGAGTGGGACAGGGCTCAGCCCGCCGCCATGTAAGTCCAGAC GTTTATCACCACCTTCCTATTCTGCCTACCCCGCTCCACCTGTGCTGGCCACAGAGGCTGCTGCTGCCCTCTACCCCCCCATTGGTCAGATGCTgctgcccccccgccccctcccACCAGGACACGCATACTACCCTGTATCTTCACAGTTgtacatgaacatgaacatgaactacTCAGCCTATTATCCCAG TCCACCTGGCTCACCTACTACCATAGGCTTCTTCCCCTCCCCCTCGTCCCTCACCTCCCCAGGGGGTTTGGTACGCATGCCAGGTCTGACCTACACCAGCAATGGAGTCAAAGACATCATTAATGCAATGCAGGGATATCAA TACACCCCTGAGGATGCTCTCATGCACGCACACGGGCCTGTGCACGCTCACGACCCGTCCAGGACACTGCTTACGCAGCCCAAAGAATGG AGTCCCGCAGAGTCGGTTTCCCTCCTGAGCGGCAGTCTGGTTGGTCAGTCCAGTGGAGGCGACGCTCCTCTCATGTCCCTTCCTGCTCTTGTGACCAAACCTGCAGGGCAGTACCTGGATCTGACCCTGCTGTAG
- the esrp1 gene encoding epithelial splicing regulatory protein 1 isoform X3 has product MTAQVDYLAVVFAATSGASGELLGSDEKELVHLVWQLVDVKNKKLGKVNELLIKPDLSNLTEEKGEEDVVEESVEEENGSGADSVSTASSLEAALNLFHLQLTNEVNSAGTGTSVCLCTDGQLHIRQVIHPEAASKNILVPDCFYSFFDLRKEFKKHFPTSDLKALNVHIMAESLSIPVDVPAMWDPSATLDPAAIMPPEIAVQQVQIMANIVLALLSEPFSHTFSNPEKVSEKFETGTCSKMEKVCDNTVIRARGLPWQSSDQDIARFFRGLNIAKGGAALCLNAQGRRNGEALVRFVSEEHRDLALQRHKHHMGNRYIEVYKATGEDFLKIAGGTSNEVAMFLSREDQIIVRMRGLPFTATHEQVLAFFSPGEGLKETCPVSGGKDGILFVRYPDGRPTGDAFVLFACEEHAQCALRKHKEILGRRYIELFKSTAAEVQQVLNRYSSAPLIPVAPAPLVSVLPTVSLLPPPGSVRDCLRLRGLPYTASIEDILTFLGEFTHDIRPHGVHMVLNQQGRPSGDCFIQMTSAERALLASQRLHKHVMSSQRGTNSRYVEVFPCSAEEMGLVLMGGSLSHTYTHTLTRSRSGTGLSPPPCKSRRLSPPSYSAYPAPPVLATEAAAALYPPIGQMLLPPRPLPPGHAYYPVSSQLYMNMNMNYSAYYPSPPGSPTTIGFFPSPSSLTSPGGLVRMPGLTYTSNGVKDIINAMQGYQSPAESVSLLSGSLVGQSSGGDAPLMSLPALVTKPAGQYLDLTLL; this is encoded by the exons ATGACGGCGCAGGTAGACTACCTGGCGGTGGTTTTCGCCGCCACATCTGGCGCGAGCGGAGAGCTGTTAGGATCCGACGAGAAGGAGCTCGTGCACTTGGTTTGGCAGCTCGTGGATGTCAAAAACAAGAAG TTGGGCAAGGTGAATGAGCTTCTCATTAAGCCTGACCTCTCAAACTTGACAGAGGAAAAAGGGGAGGAGGATGTTGTGGAGGAGAGCGTTGAAGAAGAGAATGGATCTGGAGCAGATAGCGTCTCTACAGCTTCGAGTCTTGAAGCAGCTTTAAAtctg TTTCATCTACAACTGACAAATGAGGTGAACAGCGCGGGCACAGGCacgtcagtgtgtttgtgtactgACGGGCAGCTTCACATCCGTCAAGTGATTCACCCTGAGGCTGCGAGCAAG AACATCCTGGTGCCAGActgtttctattctttttttgacCTCCGGAAAGAGTTCAAGAAGCACTTTCCTACATCTGACCTCAAGGCTTTGAATGTCCACATCATGGCAGAAT CTCTTAGTATACCTGTCGACGTGCCTGCCATGTGGGATCCCTCAGCTACACTGGATCCTGCAGCCATAATGCCCCCAGAAATTGCAGTGCAGCAAGTCCAGATTATGGCCAATATTGTTCTTGCCTTGCTTTCTGAGCCATTTA GTCACACATTTTCTAACCCCGAGAAAGTTAGTGAGAAGTTTGAGACTGGCACTTG cAGTAAGATGGAGAAAGTGTGTGATAATACAGTGATCAGAGCCAGAGGGTTGCCATGGCAGTCATCTGACCAGGACATTGCTCGATTTTTCAGAGGACTTAACATCGCCAA AGGAGGGGCTGCGTTGTGTCTTAATGCCCAGGGGAGAAGGAACGGAGAAGCTCTCGTTCGTTTTGTCAGTGAAGAACACAGAGACCTAGCgctgcagagacacaaacaccatATGGGCAACAGATACATAGAG GTTTACAAGGCAACAGGAGAGGATTTCTTGAAGATAGCTGGAG GTACGTCCAACGAGGTAGCGATGTTCCTGTCCCGTGAGGACCAGATCATAGTGAGGATGCGAGGTCTTCCTTTTACTGCCACACATGAGCAGGTGCTCGCCTTCTTCTCGCCGGGGGAGGGGCTTAAAGAGACATGTCCGGTCAGCGGGGGAAAAGATGGCATCCTATTTGTTCGCTACCCAGATGGGCGTCCCACTGGCGatgcttttgttttatttgcCTGTGAGGAACACGCCCAGTGCGCTCTGAGGAAACACAAGGAAATCCTGGGGAGAAGATATATTGAGTTGTTCAAAAGTACAGCAGCAGAAGTCCAACAG GTGTTGAACCGGTACTCGTCAGCCCCTTTGATCCCTGTAGCTCCTGCCCCCCTAGTGTCAGTGTTACCCACAGTATCTCTCCTGCCCCCTCCTGGCAGTGTGAGAGACTGCCTCAGACTGAGGGGGCTGCCGTACACAGCGAGCATAGAAGACATCCTCACCTTCCTGGGCGAGTTTACACATGATATCAGACCACATGGTGTGCACATGGTACTCAACCAGCAG GGCCGTCCGTCAGGTGACTGTTTTATCCAGATGACCTCAGCAGAGCGAGCACTTCTGGCTTCACAACGGCTCCACAAACATGTGATGTCCAGCCAACGCGGGACAAACAGTCGCTATGTGGAAGTTTTTCCCTGCAGTGCCGAGGAGATGGGCCTGGTGCTGATGGGAGgctcactctcacacacatatacacacacactcacccggAGCAGGAGTGGGACAGGGCTCAGCCCGCCGCCATGTAAGTCCAGAC GTTTATCACCACCTTCCTATTCTGCCTACCCCGCTCCACCTGTGCTGGCCACAGAGGCTGCTGCTGCCCTCTACCCCCCCATTGGTCAGATGCTgctgcccccccgccccctcccACCAGGACACGCATACTACCCTGTATCTTCACAGTTgtacatgaacatgaacatgaactacTCAGCCTATTATCCCAG TCCACCTGGCTCACCTACTACCATAGGCTTCTTCCCCTCCCCCTCGTCCCTCACCTCCCCAGGGGGTTTGGTACGCATGCCAGGTCTGACCTACACCAGCAATGGAGTCAAAGACATCATTAATGCAATGCAGGGATATCAA AGTCCCGCAGAGTCGGTTTCCCTCCTGAGCGGCAGTCTGGTTGGTCAGTCCAGTGGAGGCGACGCTCCTCTCATGTCCCTTCCTGCTCTTGTGACCAAACCTGCAGGGCAGTACCTGGATCTGACCCTGCTGTAG
- the esrp1 gene encoding epithelial splicing regulatory protein 1 isoform X2: MTAQVDYLAVVFAATSGASGELLGSDEKELVHLVWQLVDVKNKKLGKVNELLIKPDLSNLTEEKGEEDVVEESVEEENGSGADSVSTASSLEAALNLFHLQLTNEVNSAGTGTSVCLCTDGQLHIRQVIHPEAASKNILVPDCFYSFFDLRKEFKKHFPTSDLKALNVHIMAESLSIPVDVPAMWDPSATLDPAAIMPPEIAVQQVQIMANIVLALLSEPFSHTFSNPEKVSEKFETGTCSKMEKVCDNTVIRARGLPWQSSDQDIARFFRGLNIAKGGAALCLNAQGRRNGEALVRFVSEEHRDLALQRHKHHMGNRYIEVYKATGEDFLKIAGGTSNEVAMFLSREDQIIVRMRGLPFTATHEQVLAFFSPGEGLKETCPVSGGKDGILFVRYPDGRPTGDAFVLFACEEHAQCALRKHKEILGRRYIELFKSTAAEVQQVLNRYSSAPLIPVAPAPLVSVLPTVSLLPPPGSVRDCLRLRGLPYTASIEDILTFLGEFTHDIRPHGVHMVLNQQGRPSGDCFIQMTSAERALLASQRLHKHVMSSQRGTNSRYVEVFPCSAEEMGLVLMGGSLSHTYTHTLTRSRSGTGLSPPPCLSPPSYSAYPAPPVLATEAAAALYPPIGQMLLPPRPLPPGHAYYPVSSQLYMNMNMNYSAYYPSPPGSPTTIGFFPSPSSLTSPGGLVRMPGLTYTSNGVKDIINAMQGYQYTPEDALMHAHGPVHAHDPSRTLLTQPKEWSPAESVSLLSGSLVGQSSGGDAPLMSLPALVTKPAGQYLDLTLL; the protein is encoded by the exons ATGACGGCGCAGGTAGACTACCTGGCGGTGGTTTTCGCCGCCACATCTGGCGCGAGCGGAGAGCTGTTAGGATCCGACGAGAAGGAGCTCGTGCACTTGGTTTGGCAGCTCGTGGATGTCAAAAACAAGAAG TTGGGCAAGGTGAATGAGCTTCTCATTAAGCCTGACCTCTCAAACTTGACAGAGGAAAAAGGGGAGGAGGATGTTGTGGAGGAGAGCGTTGAAGAAGAGAATGGATCTGGAGCAGATAGCGTCTCTACAGCTTCGAGTCTTGAAGCAGCTTTAAAtctg TTTCATCTACAACTGACAAATGAGGTGAACAGCGCGGGCACAGGCacgtcagtgtgtttgtgtactgACGGGCAGCTTCACATCCGTCAAGTGATTCACCCTGAGGCTGCGAGCAAG AACATCCTGGTGCCAGActgtttctattctttttttgacCTCCGGAAAGAGTTCAAGAAGCACTTTCCTACATCTGACCTCAAGGCTTTGAATGTCCACATCATGGCAGAAT CTCTTAGTATACCTGTCGACGTGCCTGCCATGTGGGATCCCTCAGCTACACTGGATCCTGCAGCCATAATGCCCCCAGAAATTGCAGTGCAGCAAGTCCAGATTATGGCCAATATTGTTCTTGCCTTGCTTTCTGAGCCATTTA GTCACACATTTTCTAACCCCGAGAAAGTTAGTGAGAAGTTTGAGACTGGCACTTG cAGTAAGATGGAGAAAGTGTGTGATAATACAGTGATCAGAGCCAGAGGGTTGCCATGGCAGTCATCTGACCAGGACATTGCTCGATTTTTCAGAGGACTTAACATCGCCAA AGGAGGGGCTGCGTTGTGTCTTAATGCCCAGGGGAGAAGGAACGGAGAAGCTCTCGTTCGTTTTGTCAGTGAAGAACACAGAGACCTAGCgctgcagagacacaaacaccatATGGGCAACAGATACATAGAG GTTTACAAGGCAACAGGAGAGGATTTCTTGAAGATAGCTGGAG GTACGTCCAACGAGGTAGCGATGTTCCTGTCCCGTGAGGACCAGATCATAGTGAGGATGCGAGGTCTTCCTTTTACTGCCACACATGAGCAGGTGCTCGCCTTCTTCTCGCCGGGGGAGGGGCTTAAAGAGACATGTCCGGTCAGCGGGGGAAAAGATGGCATCCTATTTGTTCGCTACCCAGATGGGCGTCCCACTGGCGatgcttttgttttatttgcCTGTGAGGAACACGCCCAGTGCGCTCTGAGGAAACACAAGGAAATCCTGGGGAGAAGATATATTGAGTTGTTCAAAAGTACAGCAGCAGAAGTCCAACAG GTGTTGAACCGGTACTCGTCAGCCCCTTTGATCCCTGTAGCTCCTGCCCCCCTAGTGTCAGTGTTACCCACAGTATCTCTCCTGCCCCCTCCTGGCAGTGTGAGAGACTGCCTCAGACTGAGGGGGCTGCCGTACACAGCGAGCATAGAAGACATCCTCACCTTCCTGGGCGAGTTTACACATGATATCAGACCACATGGTGTGCACATGGTACTCAACCAGCAG GGCCGTCCGTCAGGTGACTGTTTTATCCAGATGACCTCAGCAGAGCGAGCACTTCTGGCTTCACAACGGCTCCACAAACATGTGATGTCCAGCCAACGCGGGACAAACAGTCGCTATGTGGAAGTTTTTCCCTGCAGTGCCGAGGAGATGGGCCTGGTGCTGATGGGAGgctcactctcacacacatatacacacacactcacccggAGCAGGAGTGGGACAGGGCTCAGCCCGCCGCCAT GTTTATCACCACCTTCCTATTCTGCCTACCCCGCTCCACCTGTGCTGGCCACAGAGGCTGCTGCTGCCCTCTACCCCCCCATTGGTCAGATGCTgctgcccccccgccccctcccACCAGGACACGCATACTACCCTGTATCTTCACAGTTgtacatgaacatgaacatgaactacTCAGCCTATTATCCCAG TCCACCTGGCTCACCTACTACCATAGGCTTCTTCCCCTCCCCCTCGTCCCTCACCTCCCCAGGGGGTTTGGTACGCATGCCAGGTCTGACCTACACCAGCAATGGAGTCAAAGACATCATTAATGCAATGCAGGGATATCAA TACACCCCTGAGGATGCTCTCATGCACGCACACGGGCCTGTGCACGCTCACGACCCGTCCAGGACACTGCTTACGCAGCCCAAAGAATGG AGTCCCGCAGAGTCGGTTTCCCTCCTGAGCGGCAGTCTGGTTGGTCAGTCCAGTGGAGGCGACGCTCCTCTCATGTCCCTTCCTGCTCTTGTGACCAAACCTGCAGGGCAGTACCTGGATCTGACCCTGCTGTAG
- the esrp1 gene encoding epithelial splicing regulatory protein 1 isoform X4 produces MTAQVDYLAVVFAATSGASGELLGSDEKELVHLVWQLVDVKNKKLGKVNELLIKPDLSNLTEEKGEEDVVEESVEEENGSGADSVSTASSLEAALNLFHLQLTNEVNSAGTGTSVCLCTDGQLHIRQVIHPEAASKNILVPDCFYSFFDLRKEFKKHFPTSDLKALNVHIMAESLSIPVDVPAMWDPSATLDPAAIMPPEIAVQQVQIMANIVLALLSEPFSHTFSNPEKVSEKFETGTCSKMEKVCDNTVIRARGLPWQSSDQDIARFFRGLNIAKGGAALCLNAQGRRNGEALVRFVSEEHRDLALQRHKHHMGNRYIEVYKATGEDFLKIAGGTSNEVAMFLSREDQIIVRMRGLPFTATHEQVLAFFSPGEGLKETCPVSGGKDGILFVRYPDGRPTGDAFVLFACEEHAQCALRKHKEILGRRYIELFKSTAAEVQQVLNRYSSAPLIPVAPAPLVSVLPTVSLLPPPGSVRDCLRLRGLPYTASIEDILTFLGEFTHDIRPHGVHMVLNQQGRPSGDCFIQMTSAERALLASQRLHKHVMSSQRGTNSRYVEVFPCSAEEMGLVLMGGSLSHTYTHTLTRSRSGTGLSPPPCKSRRLSPPSYSAYPAPPVLATEAAAALYPPIGQMLLPPRPLPPGHAYYPVSSQLYMNMNMNYSAYYPSPPGSPTTIGFFPSPSSLTSPGGLVRMPGLTYTSNGVKDIINAMQGYQYTPEDALMHAHGPVHAHDPSRTLLTQPKEWVCI; encoded by the exons ATGACGGCGCAGGTAGACTACCTGGCGGTGGTTTTCGCCGCCACATCTGGCGCGAGCGGAGAGCTGTTAGGATCCGACGAGAAGGAGCTCGTGCACTTGGTTTGGCAGCTCGTGGATGTCAAAAACAAGAAG TTGGGCAAGGTGAATGAGCTTCTCATTAAGCCTGACCTCTCAAACTTGACAGAGGAAAAAGGGGAGGAGGATGTTGTGGAGGAGAGCGTTGAAGAAGAGAATGGATCTGGAGCAGATAGCGTCTCTACAGCTTCGAGTCTTGAAGCAGCTTTAAAtctg TTTCATCTACAACTGACAAATGAGGTGAACAGCGCGGGCACAGGCacgtcagtgtgtttgtgtactgACGGGCAGCTTCACATCCGTCAAGTGATTCACCCTGAGGCTGCGAGCAAG AACATCCTGGTGCCAGActgtttctattctttttttgacCTCCGGAAAGAGTTCAAGAAGCACTTTCCTACATCTGACCTCAAGGCTTTGAATGTCCACATCATGGCAGAAT CTCTTAGTATACCTGTCGACGTGCCTGCCATGTGGGATCCCTCAGCTACACTGGATCCTGCAGCCATAATGCCCCCAGAAATTGCAGTGCAGCAAGTCCAGATTATGGCCAATATTGTTCTTGCCTTGCTTTCTGAGCCATTTA GTCACACATTTTCTAACCCCGAGAAAGTTAGTGAGAAGTTTGAGACTGGCACTTG cAGTAAGATGGAGAAAGTGTGTGATAATACAGTGATCAGAGCCAGAGGGTTGCCATGGCAGTCATCTGACCAGGACATTGCTCGATTTTTCAGAGGACTTAACATCGCCAA AGGAGGGGCTGCGTTGTGTCTTAATGCCCAGGGGAGAAGGAACGGAGAAGCTCTCGTTCGTTTTGTCAGTGAAGAACACAGAGACCTAGCgctgcagagacacaaacaccatATGGGCAACAGATACATAGAG GTTTACAAGGCAACAGGAGAGGATTTCTTGAAGATAGCTGGAG GTACGTCCAACGAGGTAGCGATGTTCCTGTCCCGTGAGGACCAGATCATAGTGAGGATGCGAGGTCTTCCTTTTACTGCCACACATGAGCAGGTGCTCGCCTTCTTCTCGCCGGGGGAGGGGCTTAAAGAGACATGTCCGGTCAGCGGGGGAAAAGATGGCATCCTATTTGTTCGCTACCCAGATGGGCGTCCCACTGGCGatgcttttgttttatttgcCTGTGAGGAACACGCCCAGTGCGCTCTGAGGAAACACAAGGAAATCCTGGGGAGAAGATATATTGAGTTGTTCAAAAGTACAGCAGCAGAAGTCCAACAG GTGTTGAACCGGTACTCGTCAGCCCCTTTGATCCCTGTAGCTCCTGCCCCCCTAGTGTCAGTGTTACCCACAGTATCTCTCCTGCCCCCTCCTGGCAGTGTGAGAGACTGCCTCAGACTGAGGGGGCTGCCGTACACAGCGAGCATAGAAGACATCCTCACCTTCCTGGGCGAGTTTACACATGATATCAGACCACATGGTGTGCACATGGTACTCAACCAGCAG GGCCGTCCGTCAGGTGACTGTTTTATCCAGATGACCTCAGCAGAGCGAGCACTTCTGGCTTCACAACGGCTCCACAAACATGTGATGTCCAGCCAACGCGGGACAAACAGTCGCTATGTGGAAGTTTTTCCCTGCAGTGCCGAGGAGATGGGCCTGGTGCTGATGGGAGgctcactctcacacacatatacacacacactcacccggAGCAGGAGTGGGACAGGGCTCAGCCCGCCGCCATGTAAGTCCAGAC GTTTATCACCACCTTCCTATTCTGCCTACCCCGCTCCACCTGTGCTGGCCACAGAGGCTGCTGCTGCCCTCTACCCCCCCATTGGTCAGATGCTgctgcccccccgccccctcccACCAGGACACGCATACTACCCTGTATCTTCACAGTTgtacatgaacatgaacatgaactacTCAGCCTATTATCCCAG TCCACCTGGCTCACCTACTACCATAGGCTTCTTCCCCTCCCCCTCGTCCCTCACCTCCCCAGGGGGTTTGGTACGCATGCCAGGTCTGACCTACACCAGCAATGGAGTCAAAGACATCATTAATGCAATGCAGGGATATCAA TACACCCCTGAGGATGCTCTCATGCACGCACACGGGCCTGTGCACGCTCACGACCCGTCCAGGACACTGCTTACGCAGCCCAAAGAATGGGTGTGTATTTAA